One genomic segment of Salmo trutta chromosome 8, fSalTru1.1, whole genome shotgun sequence includes these proteins:
- the tdrd7b gene encoding tudor domain-containing protein 7B isoform X1: MADVELVKKMLREVLTANKSGPGVSLSRLQSEYKDLTGEQIPHKQMGHGNLDALLHSMPSVVRMERNRSGEMVYFASVSGETAHVAKLVARQRTSKKTGRPQMVNCQMRVKPAAPLVLNAKPRTSLRQPDHRGRGVGRGGGSGGGGGGRSGGQHDFRQGRDMRDTQSEGKTNQSSNQNKPTHPNTTTTRRSSVPSERSDKRMALPSRFQKEVHAHLSRNTQSNTPSNLNESAGSGKPKPQHSPKDYNPSAGGNYSPQQVQGRLREVLNKYSNGFWVSKLPQLYRELYKQDLPSEALKDLEHWTHVCTVEKPCSSNPKELLLYPAKQPTLTQTPSPVPTRVLSPTSAPFTPSTDIKPQSKPPTSPPTTTMSPLPLTPPSSSPSHPASPSTLSPDLKRKLGELLVKYSNGLWAHALPKLYLDTYKTKLPEHVLENLSLLSDFCTVDYPMPDNPKRAILYKRTREEESCNRRESVEERRAREEVGRRLSTQAVPPLLIPREEYPSVLVVEATNTNGVILRYIGEGYSQAQEALEDEMREFYCCQDNNSRTPLTSPTSGQLTAVRAEEEEEILRAQVTEVMTDKVKVYYVDHGFSEVISKAKVFELHDTFFKLPFQATKCKLAGLENFCQEPAVLKKFESMASGKILLAEILEREQTPLVVLYDTSQDDDVNINAACIKALQDKTLASPLQVNSAYMNVAVRSVCSDGTIYCQLPSRGLAKLTEILEKTEAYFHSQVTSEFLVSRPFCGKGCLARYKGKWSRVEITNLHGSRVLDILFIDLGVQASVEVFELREVPPPFLRDLIAIPPQAVKCCLADLAVSGVGSWTPDAVQWLRDAVLNSTDCSMKIAKLDKTKRSVVHVYLFTDKNFHDPTRSLNHQMAASDLFKHQGDVFLSSHSPSKTSTCNSTATLTTTTTPSSNGTKPQLRRAHSGSGPRPTGGTSTPPGTPPPPSTTAPIKLPPLLDLPPAGHNMDIYVSVACHPGHFVLQPWRDMYKLVVLMGEMILYYNKTEEKPLKVEKNQIYAAKVENNWHRVLVKGVLTNGLVSVYELDYGKHELVSGTQLRPLIQEFRQLPFQGITAQLAGVKPRQWSEEASIVFRNHVEKKPLVAQLEAVQEAHHPWDRKLTVFLVDTSQEERDIWVHDIMAEFTDELTKEV, encoded by the exons ATGGCAGACGTAGAGCTGGTGAAGAAGATGTTACGGGAGGTACTGACGGCCAATAAGAGCGGACCCGGGGTGTCTTTGTCCCGCCTCCAGTCTGAATACAAGGACCTGACTGGTGAACAGATCCCTCATAAGCAGATGGGTCATGGCAACCTGGACGCTCTGCTGCACAGCATGCCCAGTGTGGTCCGCATGGAGCGCAACCGCTctggggag aTGGTGTATTTCGCCTCGGTCTCTGGTGAGACTGCCCACGTCGCCAAGCTGGTGGCTCGCCAGCGCACCTCGAAGAAGACTGGACGACCCCAAATGGTCAACTGTCAGATGAGAGTGAAGCCTGCCGCCCCTCTCGTCCTCAacg ccAAGCCCAGAACCTCCCTAAGACAGCCAGACCATAGGGGTCGTGGTGTGGGgcgaggaggaggaagtggaggaggtgGGGGCGGCCGGTCAGGGGGCCAACATGACTTTAGACAGGGGAGGGACATGAGGGACACCCAATCAGAAGGGAAGACTAATCAGAGTTCCAACCAGAACAAACCAACCCATCCAAACACCACTACCACCAGGAGGTCCTCTGTGCCCTCAGAGAG GTCAGACAAAAGGATGGCACTTCCGTCCCGGTTCCAGAAGGAAGTGCACGCTCACCTATCCCGGAATACCCAAAGCAACA CTCCCTCAAACCTCAATGAGAGTGCTGGCTCTGGGAAGCCCAAGCCGCAGCACTCCCCCAAGGACTACAACCCCTCTGCCGGTGGGAACTACAGCCCCCAGCAGGTGCAGGGGCGTCTCAGAGAGGTGCTGAACAAATACAGTAATGGCTTCTGGGTGTCTAAGTTACCCCAGCTCTACAGAGAACTGTACAAACAGGACCTGCCTAGCGAAGCACTCAAGGATCTGGAGCACTGGACACACGTATGCACT GTAGAGAAACCTTGCAGCAGTAACCCAAAAGAGTTACTCCTGTACCCAGCTAAACAACCAACACTTACACAGACCCCATCCCCTGTCCCTACCAGAGTCCTATCCCCCACCTCCGCCCCTTTCACTCCATCCACGGACATCAAACCCCAGTCAAAGCCCCCTACCAGCCCCCCTACCACCACCATGagccctctccccctcacccccccttcctcctcccccagtcacccagcctccccctccaccctctcccccgACTTGAAACGGAAGCTCGGGGAGCTCCTAGTAAAATACAGCAACGGTCTATGGGCCCACGCCTTACCCAAACTCTACTTGGACACGTACAAGACAAAACTCCCCGAACACGTCCTGGAGAATCTCTCGCTGCTCTCCGACTTCTGCACCGTAGACTACCCCATGCCGGACAACCCCAAGAGGGCCATCCTGTACAAGAGGAccagggaggaggagagctgcAACAGGAGGGAGTCAGTGGAGGAGCGCAGGgccagagaggaggtagggaggaggcTCAGTACCCaggctgtacctcctctcctcatcccaaGGGAGGAGTACCCCTCTGTGCTGGTGGTGGAAGCTACCAATACCAACGGAGTCATACTTCG GTACATAGGAGAGGGTTACTCCCAGGCCCAGGAGGCTCTGGAGGATGAGATGAGAGAGTTCTACTGTTGCCAAGACAACAACAGTCGTACCCCTCTGACCTCTCCAACCTCGGGTCAGCTGACAGCCGTCagggctgaggaggaggaggagatactaCGAGCACAAGTCACAGAGGTCATGACCGACAAGGTCAAG GTTTACTATGTGGATCACGGGTTTTCGGAAGTCATCAGCAAGGCCAAAGTGTTTGAGCTGCATGATACGTTTTTCAAGCTGCCTTTCCAGGCCACCAAGTGTAAATTGGCTG GTCTGGAGAATTTCTGCCAGGAACCTGCTGTTCTGAAGAAGTTTGAGTCCATGGCTAGCGGAAAGATCCTACTGGCTGAGATCCTGGAGAGAGAGCAGACCCcattggtggtcctgtatgacaCGTCGCAGGATGATGATGTCAACATCAACGCAGCCTGTATCAAAGCCCTGCAGGACAAGACCCTAGCCAGCCCCCTACAG GTAAACAGTGCCTATATGAACGTGGCGGTGAGAAGTGTGTGTTCAGACGGGACCATATACTGCCAGCTCCCATCTCGAGGCCTTGCCAAACTCACTGAGATACTGGAGAAGACCGAGGCTTACTTCCACTCACAG GTGACATCAGAGTTCCTGGTGTCCAGACCGTTCTGTGGTAAAGGCTGTCTAGCACGCTACAAAGGCAAATGGTCTCGCGTGGAG ATAACCAACCTCCATGGCAGCAGAGTCCTAGACATCCTTTTCATAGACTTGGGGGTCCAGGCCTCGGTGGAGGTGTTTGAACTGAGGGAAGTCCCTCCCCCTTTCCTACGCGACCTGATTGCTATTCCACCACAG GCAGTGAAGTGTTGTCTGGCTGACCTGGCTGTTAGTGGTGTGGGCTCTTGGACTCCAGACGCTGTTCAGTGGCTCCGAGACGCCGTGCTCAACTCTACTGACTGTAGTATGAAG ATAGCCAAGCTGGACAAGACCAAGCGCAGCGTAGTCCATGTCTACCTGTTCACTGACAAGAACTTCCACGACCCCACGAGAAGCCTCAACCACCAAATGGCCGCCTCTGACCTCTTCAAACACCAAGGAGACGTCTTCCTAAGCAGCCACAG CCCTTCCAAGACCTCCACCTGTAACTCCACTGCCACCCTCACAACCACAACCACTCCCAGCTCCAATGGGACCAAGCCCCAGCTACGACGCGCCCACTCTGGCTCGGGACCCAGACCAACGGGGGGTACAAGCACCCCTCCTGGAACTCCCCCACCTCCCTCAACCACCGCCCCTATTAAGCTACCCCCGCTGCTGGACCTCCCTCCTGCAG GTCACAACATGGATATCTATGTGTCTGTGGCCTGCCACCCGGGTCACTTCGTACTGCAACCCTGGAGAGATATGTACAAGCTGGTAGTTCTGATGGGAGAGATGATCCTGTACTATAATAAAACGGAGGAGAAGCCTCTCAAAGTGGAGAAGAACCAGATATACGCTGCTAAGGTGGAGAACAA TTGGCACCGTGTGCTGGTGAAGGGGGTGTTGACCAACGGCCTGGTGTCTGTCTATGAGCTGGACTACGGTAAACACGAGCTGGTCAGCGGCACCCAGCTTCGCCCACTAATCCAGGAGTTCAGACAGCTGCCATTCCAGGGCATCACTGCACAACTCGCAG GAGTGAAGCCGAGGCAGTGGTCGGAGGAGGCTTCCATCGTGTTCCGGAACCACGTAGAGAAGAAGCCGTTGGTGGCCCAGCTGGAGGCCGTACAGGAAGCGCATCACCCTTGGGACAGGAAGTTGACCGTCTTCCTGGTCGACACCTCGCAGGAGGAGAGGGATATCTGGGTGCATGACATCATGGCTGAGTTCACAGATGAACTCACCAAAGAAGTGTAG
- the tdrd7b gene encoding tudor domain-containing protein 7B isoform X2, which yields MRDTQSEGKTNQSSNQNKPTHPNTTTTRRSSVPSERSDKRMALPSRFQKEVHAHLSRNTQSNTPSNLNESAGSGKPKPQHSPKDYNPSAGGNYSPQQVQGRLREVLNKYSNGFWVSKLPQLYRELYKQDLPSEALKDLEHWTHVCTVEKPCSSNPKELLLYPAKQPTLTQTPSPVPTRVLSPTSAPFTPSTDIKPQSKPPTSPPTTTMSPLPLTPPSSSPSHPASPSTLSPDLKRKLGELLVKYSNGLWAHALPKLYLDTYKTKLPEHVLENLSLLSDFCTVDYPMPDNPKRAILYKRTREEESCNRRESVEERRAREEVGRRLSTQAVPPLLIPREEYPSVLVVEATNTNGVILRYIGEGYSQAQEALEDEMREFYCCQDNNSRTPLTSPTSGQLTAVRAEEEEEILRAQVTEVMTDKVKVYYVDHGFSEVISKAKVFELHDTFFKLPFQATKCKLAGLENFCQEPAVLKKFESMASGKILLAEILEREQTPLVVLYDTSQDDDVNINAACIKALQDKTLASPLQVNSAYMNVAVRSVCSDGTIYCQLPSRGLAKLTEILEKTEAYFHSQVTSEFLVSRPFCGKGCLARYKGKWSRVEITNLHGSRVLDILFIDLGVQASVEVFELREVPPPFLRDLIAIPPQAVKCCLADLAVSGVGSWTPDAVQWLRDAVLNSTDCSMKIAKLDKTKRSVVHVYLFTDKNFHDPTRSLNHQMAASDLFKHQGDVFLSSHSPSKTSTCNSTATLTTTTTPSSNGTKPQLRRAHSGSGPRPTGGTSTPPGTPPPPSTTAPIKLPPLLDLPPAGHNMDIYVSVACHPGHFVLQPWRDMYKLVVLMGEMILYYNKTEEKPLKVEKNQIYAAKVENNWHRVLVKGVLTNGLVSVYELDYGKHELVSGTQLRPLIQEFRQLPFQGITAQLAGVKPRQWSEEASIVFRNHVEKKPLVAQLEAVQEAHHPWDRKLTVFLVDTSQEERDIWVHDIMAEFTDELTKEV from the exons ATGAGGGACACCCAATCAGAAGGGAAGACTAATCAGAGTTCCAACCAGAACAAACCAACCCATCCAAACACCACTACCACCAGGAGGTCCTCTGTGCCCTCAGAGAG GTCAGACAAAAGGATGGCACTTCCGTCCCGGTTCCAGAAGGAAGTGCACGCTCACCTATCCCGGAATACCCAAAGCAACA CTCCCTCAAACCTCAATGAGAGTGCTGGCTCTGGGAAGCCCAAGCCGCAGCACTCCCCCAAGGACTACAACCCCTCTGCCGGTGGGAACTACAGCCCCCAGCAGGTGCAGGGGCGTCTCAGAGAGGTGCTGAACAAATACAGTAATGGCTTCTGGGTGTCTAAGTTACCCCAGCTCTACAGAGAACTGTACAAACAGGACCTGCCTAGCGAAGCACTCAAGGATCTGGAGCACTGGACACACGTATGCACT GTAGAGAAACCTTGCAGCAGTAACCCAAAAGAGTTACTCCTGTACCCAGCTAAACAACCAACACTTACACAGACCCCATCCCCTGTCCCTACCAGAGTCCTATCCCCCACCTCCGCCCCTTTCACTCCATCCACGGACATCAAACCCCAGTCAAAGCCCCCTACCAGCCCCCCTACCACCACCATGagccctctccccctcacccccccttcctcctcccccagtcacccagcctccccctccaccctctcccccgACTTGAAACGGAAGCTCGGGGAGCTCCTAGTAAAATACAGCAACGGTCTATGGGCCCACGCCTTACCCAAACTCTACTTGGACACGTACAAGACAAAACTCCCCGAACACGTCCTGGAGAATCTCTCGCTGCTCTCCGACTTCTGCACCGTAGACTACCCCATGCCGGACAACCCCAAGAGGGCCATCCTGTACAAGAGGAccagggaggaggagagctgcAACAGGAGGGAGTCAGTGGAGGAGCGCAGGgccagagaggaggtagggaggaggcTCAGTACCCaggctgtacctcctctcctcatcccaaGGGAGGAGTACCCCTCTGTGCTGGTGGTGGAAGCTACCAATACCAACGGAGTCATACTTCG GTACATAGGAGAGGGTTACTCCCAGGCCCAGGAGGCTCTGGAGGATGAGATGAGAGAGTTCTACTGTTGCCAAGACAACAACAGTCGTACCCCTCTGACCTCTCCAACCTCGGGTCAGCTGACAGCCGTCagggctgaggaggaggaggagatactaCGAGCACAAGTCACAGAGGTCATGACCGACAAGGTCAAG GTTTACTATGTGGATCACGGGTTTTCGGAAGTCATCAGCAAGGCCAAAGTGTTTGAGCTGCATGATACGTTTTTCAAGCTGCCTTTCCAGGCCACCAAGTGTAAATTGGCTG GTCTGGAGAATTTCTGCCAGGAACCTGCTGTTCTGAAGAAGTTTGAGTCCATGGCTAGCGGAAAGATCCTACTGGCTGAGATCCTGGAGAGAGAGCAGACCCcattggtggtcctgtatgacaCGTCGCAGGATGATGATGTCAACATCAACGCAGCCTGTATCAAAGCCCTGCAGGACAAGACCCTAGCCAGCCCCCTACAG GTAAACAGTGCCTATATGAACGTGGCGGTGAGAAGTGTGTGTTCAGACGGGACCATATACTGCCAGCTCCCATCTCGAGGCCTTGCCAAACTCACTGAGATACTGGAGAAGACCGAGGCTTACTTCCACTCACAG GTGACATCAGAGTTCCTGGTGTCCAGACCGTTCTGTGGTAAAGGCTGTCTAGCACGCTACAAAGGCAAATGGTCTCGCGTGGAG ATAACCAACCTCCATGGCAGCAGAGTCCTAGACATCCTTTTCATAGACTTGGGGGTCCAGGCCTCGGTGGAGGTGTTTGAACTGAGGGAAGTCCCTCCCCCTTTCCTACGCGACCTGATTGCTATTCCACCACAG GCAGTGAAGTGTTGTCTGGCTGACCTGGCTGTTAGTGGTGTGGGCTCTTGGACTCCAGACGCTGTTCAGTGGCTCCGAGACGCCGTGCTCAACTCTACTGACTGTAGTATGAAG ATAGCCAAGCTGGACAAGACCAAGCGCAGCGTAGTCCATGTCTACCTGTTCACTGACAAGAACTTCCACGACCCCACGAGAAGCCTCAACCACCAAATGGCCGCCTCTGACCTCTTCAAACACCAAGGAGACGTCTTCCTAAGCAGCCACAG CCCTTCCAAGACCTCCACCTGTAACTCCACTGCCACCCTCACAACCACAACCACTCCCAGCTCCAATGGGACCAAGCCCCAGCTACGACGCGCCCACTCTGGCTCGGGACCCAGACCAACGGGGGGTACAAGCACCCCTCCTGGAACTCCCCCACCTCCCTCAACCACCGCCCCTATTAAGCTACCCCCGCTGCTGGACCTCCCTCCTGCAG GTCACAACATGGATATCTATGTGTCTGTGGCCTGCCACCCGGGTCACTTCGTACTGCAACCCTGGAGAGATATGTACAAGCTGGTAGTTCTGATGGGAGAGATGATCCTGTACTATAATAAAACGGAGGAGAAGCCTCTCAAAGTGGAGAAGAACCAGATATACGCTGCTAAGGTGGAGAACAA TTGGCACCGTGTGCTGGTGAAGGGGGTGTTGACCAACGGCCTGGTGTCTGTCTATGAGCTGGACTACGGTAAACACGAGCTGGTCAGCGGCACCCAGCTTCGCCCACTAATCCAGGAGTTCAGACAGCTGCCATTCCAGGGCATCACTGCACAACTCGCAG GAGTGAAGCCGAGGCAGTGGTCGGAGGAGGCTTCCATCGTGTTCCGGAACCACGTAGAGAAGAAGCCGTTGGTGGCCCAGCTGGAGGCCGTACAGGAAGCGCATCACCCTTGGGACAGGAAGTTGACCGTCTTCCTGGTCGACACCTCGCAGGAGGAGAGGGATATCTGGGTGCATGACATCATGGCTGAGTTCACAGATGAACTCACCAAAGAAGTGTAG
- the LOC115197916 gene encoding calcium-binding protein 2-like, translating into MSKTPSTTSAASVTSATSAASATSAASTDSKGGKSRKTSSSGSESAPKKVSKKEQKRKDMEKIHTTLLSSVFGAERELAQAELDELDFAFKEFDYDCDGYLNYKDVAECMRTMGYMPTEMELLEIVQQIKMRMGGLMDFDDFCELMGPRIMGETADMLGLKELRSAFSQFDQDCDGKISQDEMKEAVKSLLGEKLKKGELEEILKEIDINGDGSIDFDEFVMILSIR; encoded by the exons ATGTCTAAGACCCCGTCCACCACGTCTGCAGCCTCTGTAACCTCTGCAACGTCTGCAGCCTCGGCAACGTCTGCAGCCTCTACAGACAG CAAAGGTGGCAAATCCCGGAAGACTTCGTCCTCGGGTTCGGAGTCGGCTCCCAAGAAGGTGTCTAAGAAAGAGCAGAAGAGGAAAGACATGGAGAAGATACACACCACCCTGCTCAGCAGCGTGTTTGGAGCG GAGAGGGAGTTGGCCCAAGCAGAGTTGGATG AGCTGGACTTTGCCTTCAAGGAGTTTGACTACGACTGTGACGGCTACCTCAACTACAAGGACGTAGCTGAGTGCATGAGGACCATGGGCTACATGCCCACTGAGATGGAGCTGCTGGAGATAGTGCAACAGATCAAGATGAGGA TGGGCGGTCTGATGGACTTTGATGATTTCTGTGAGCTGATGGGTCCCAGGATAATGGGAGAGACAGCAGACATGCTGGGGCTGAAAGAGCTCAGGTCCGCCTTCTCACAG ttTGACCAGGACTGTGATGGGAAGATCAGCCAGGATGAGATGAAGGAGGCGGTGAAGAGTCTACTGGGGGAGAAACTGAAGAAAGGAGAGCTGGAAGAGATACTCAAAGAGATAGACATCAACGGAGACGGAAGCATCGACTTTGATG AGTTCGTCATGATTTTGTCCATTCGGTAA